In Zingiber officinale cultivar Zhangliang chromosome 1A, Zo_v1.1, whole genome shotgun sequence, a genomic segment contains:
- the LOC122016559 gene encoding uncharacterized protein LOC122016559 isoform X2 codes for MHNCNCLDMMIAVATLSSAPPNRSSDSTPPNASCTMSQHQGGSCEFLPRRKSPFCSENWNINQQGEMYAEAGLQFPAFSLCFFLQEVAGGGFLNFHGITAQTPIVTEYDMGGAGDLFKAPEAILEDPALELHIAVAMSIISTEGDAITEPIKVVDIESIHNDPLNSVIYENDLLEESEIEDSITELLGAKIPALQIDEVKPFERLSSAEGSMQKSISSASLNSVELFPGSTMRPDQLLDLQGLNLAAAYSLRRAYSEGDIQRLGDKSTSTGNTVAVCSSFERLLTIRDLKTEQRQQKLSRYREKKCKRNFGRKIKYVCRKALADSQPRVRGRFAKTEETETNKCRTYCFN; via the exons ATGCACAACTGCAATTGTTTGGACATGATGATTGCTGTGGCAACTCTGTCGTCTGCTCCccccaatcgatcatctgatAGCACACCACCCAATGCGTCCTGCACCATGTCACAGCATCAAGGAGGGAGCTGCGAATTCTTGCCACGCC GAAAGAGCCCTTTTTGTTCAGAGAACTGGAATATAAATCAACAGGGAGAGATGTACGCTGAGGCGGGTCTTCAGTTTCCAGCATTCTCGCTGTGCTTCTTCCTTCAAGAAGTAGCGGGCGGCGGCTTCCTAAATTTTCAT GGGATTACGGCACAGACTCCTATAGTAACAGAGTATGATATGGGAGGAGCAGGTGACCTTTTCAAAGCTCCAGAGGCCATCCTAGAAGATCCAGCGCTTGAGCTTCATATAGCAGTTGCCATGTCCATCATATCCACCGAAGGCGATGCCATCACAGAACCTATAAAGGTTGTCGATATCGAATCAATCCACAATGATCCCCTCAATAGTGTCATCTACGAGAACGATCTGCTGGAGGAATCAGAGATAGAGGATTCAATCACAGAACTCTTAGGGGCAAAGATTCCTGCACTACAAATTGATGAAGTTAAGCCTTTCGAAAGACTTAGCTCCGCAGAAGGATCGATGCAGAAAAGTATCAGTTCAGCGTCTCTGAATTCAGTGGAGTTATTTCCCGGCAGTACCATGAGACCTGACCAACTCCTTGATCTTCAAGGGTTGAATCTTGCAGCTGCATATAGCTTGAGGCGAGCATACAGTGAGGGAGACATTCAG CGTCTTGGTGACAAAAGCACAAGCACCGGAAATACAGTCGCAGTGTGTTCTTCCTTTGAGCGGCTCCTAACCATTAGAGATCTTAAGACCGAGCAACGACAGCAAAAACTTTCCAGGTATCGGGAGAAGAAGTGTAAGAGAAACTTCGGCAGGAAAATCAAG TATGTTTGCAGGAAGGCTCTCGCAGACAGTCAGccaagagttcgaggaaggttcgcAAAAACTGAAGAGACTGAAACCAACAAGTGTAGAACTTACTGTTTTAACTAG
- the LOC122016559 gene encoding uncharacterized protein LOC122016559 isoform X1: MHNCNCLDMMIAVATLSSAPPNRSSDSTPPNASCTMSQHQGGSCEFLPRRKSPFCSENWNINQQGEMYAEAGLQFPAFSLCFFLQEVAGGGFLNFHGITAQTPIVTEYDMGGAGDLFKAPEAILEDPALELHIAVAMSIISTEGDAITEPIKVVDIESIHNDPLNSVIYENDLLEESEIEDSITELLGAKIPALQIDEVKPFERLSSAEGSMQKSISSASLNSVELFPGSTMRPDQLLDLQGLNLAAAYSLRRAYSEGDIQQRLGDKSTSTGNTVAVCSSFERLLTIRDLKTEQRQQKLSRYREKKCKRNFGRKIKYVCRKALADSQPRVRGRFAKTEETETNKCRTYCFN; this comes from the exons ATGCACAACTGCAATTGTTTGGACATGATGATTGCTGTGGCAACTCTGTCGTCTGCTCCccccaatcgatcatctgatAGCACACCACCCAATGCGTCCTGCACCATGTCACAGCATCAAGGAGGGAGCTGCGAATTCTTGCCACGCC GAAAGAGCCCTTTTTGTTCAGAGAACTGGAATATAAATCAACAGGGAGAGATGTACGCTGAGGCGGGTCTTCAGTTTCCAGCATTCTCGCTGTGCTTCTTCCTTCAAGAAGTAGCGGGCGGCGGCTTCCTAAATTTTCAT GGGATTACGGCACAGACTCCTATAGTAACAGAGTATGATATGGGAGGAGCAGGTGACCTTTTCAAAGCTCCAGAGGCCATCCTAGAAGATCCAGCGCTTGAGCTTCATATAGCAGTTGCCATGTCCATCATATCCACCGAAGGCGATGCCATCACAGAACCTATAAAGGTTGTCGATATCGAATCAATCCACAATGATCCCCTCAATAGTGTCATCTACGAGAACGATCTGCTGGAGGAATCAGAGATAGAGGATTCAATCACAGAACTCTTAGGGGCAAAGATTCCTGCACTACAAATTGATGAAGTTAAGCCTTTCGAAAGACTTAGCTCCGCAGAAGGATCGATGCAGAAAAGTATCAGTTCAGCGTCTCTGAATTCAGTGGAGTTATTTCCCGGCAGTACCATGAGACCTGACCAACTCCTTGATCTTCAAGGGTTGAATCTTGCAGCTGCATATAGCTTGAGGCGAGCATACAGTGAGGGAGACATTCAG CAGCGTCTTGGTGACAAAAGCACAAGCACCGGAAATACAGTCGCAGTGTGTTCTTCCTTTGAGCGGCTCCTAACCATTAGAGATCTTAAGACCGAGCAACGACAGCAAAAACTTTCCAGGTATCGGGAGAAGAAGTGTAAGAGAAACTTCGGCAGGAAAATCAAG TATGTTTGCAGGAAGGCTCTCGCAGACAGTCAGccaagagttcgaggaaggttcgcAAAAACTGAAGAGACTGAAACCAACAAGTGTAGAACTTACTGTTTTAACTAG
- the LOC122016559 gene encoding uncharacterized protein LOC122016559 isoform X3: MHNCNCLDMMIAVATLSSAPPNRSSDSTPPNASCTMSQHQGGSCEFLPRRKSPFCSENWNINQQGEMYAEAGLQFPAFSLCFFLQEVAGGGFLNFHGITAQTPIVTEYDMGGAGDLFKAPEAILEDPALELHIAVAMSIISTEGDAITEPIKVVDIESIHNDPLNSVIYENDLLEESEIEDSITELLGAKIPALQIDEVKPFERLSSAEGSMQKSISSASLNSVELFPGSTMRPDQLLDLQGLNLAAAYSLRRAYSEGDIQQRLGDKSTSTGNTVAVCSSFERLLTIRDLKTEQRQQKLSRYREKKCKRNFGRKIKQATRS, translated from the exons ATGCACAACTGCAATTGTTTGGACATGATGATTGCTGTGGCAACTCTGTCGTCTGCTCCccccaatcgatcatctgatAGCACACCACCCAATGCGTCCTGCACCATGTCACAGCATCAAGGAGGGAGCTGCGAATTCTTGCCACGCC GAAAGAGCCCTTTTTGTTCAGAGAACTGGAATATAAATCAACAGGGAGAGATGTACGCTGAGGCGGGTCTTCAGTTTCCAGCATTCTCGCTGTGCTTCTTCCTTCAAGAAGTAGCGGGCGGCGGCTTCCTAAATTTTCAT GGGATTACGGCACAGACTCCTATAGTAACAGAGTATGATATGGGAGGAGCAGGTGACCTTTTCAAAGCTCCAGAGGCCATCCTAGAAGATCCAGCGCTTGAGCTTCATATAGCAGTTGCCATGTCCATCATATCCACCGAAGGCGATGCCATCACAGAACCTATAAAGGTTGTCGATATCGAATCAATCCACAATGATCCCCTCAATAGTGTCATCTACGAGAACGATCTGCTGGAGGAATCAGAGATAGAGGATTCAATCACAGAACTCTTAGGGGCAAAGATTCCTGCACTACAAATTGATGAAGTTAAGCCTTTCGAAAGACTTAGCTCCGCAGAAGGATCGATGCAGAAAAGTATCAGTTCAGCGTCTCTGAATTCAGTGGAGTTATTTCCCGGCAGTACCATGAGACCTGACCAACTCCTTGATCTTCAAGGGTTGAATCTTGCAGCTGCATATAGCTTGAGGCGAGCATACAGTGAGGGAGACATTCAG CAGCGTCTTGGTGACAAAAGCACAAGCACCGGAAATACAGTCGCAGTGTGTTCTTCCTTTGAGCGGCTCCTAACCATTAGAGATCTTAAGACCGAGCAACGACAGCAAAAACTTTCCAGGTATCGGGAGAAGAAGTGTAAGAGAAACTTCGGCAGGAAAATCAAG CAAGCGACCAGAAGTTGA
- the LOC121999312 gene encoding probable aquaporin TIP4-3, whose amino-acid sequence MAKIALGSWKEAAEPEFPRSVFTELLLTFVFVFTGVSAAVSAEEMGGGQGTITGLTAAAATNAMLVAVIVAVGMDASAGHLNPAVTIGLAAGGYVTVIRCALYIVAQLLGSAAACFLLMYISGGQDLPVHALGSGMRPLQGLVMELLLTFSMVFTIYAVVVEPKKGVVSSVAPLLVGLIVGANTLAGGFFSGASMNPARSFGPALARWDWTDHWIYWAGPLVGSALAGFVYDRLYVTRSSDDGAFLLPVDREEAFS is encoded by the exons ATGGCCAAGATCGCGCTGGGAAGCTGGAAGGAAGCGGCCGAACCGGAGTTCCCCCGCTCCGTCTTCACAGAGCTCCTCCTCACCTTCGTCTTCGTCTTCACCGGCGTCTCCGCCGCCGTGTCCGCCG AGGAGATGGGCGGAGGGCAGGGCACCATCACGGGGCTGACGGCGGCGGCCGCGACCAACGCGATGCTGGTGGCGGTGATAGTCGCGGTGGGCATGGACGCCTCCGCTGGTCACCTGAACCCGGCCGTCACGATCGGGTTGGCGGCTGGCGGGTACGTCACGGTCATCCGGTGCGCGCTCTACATTGTGGCCCAACTGCTCGGCTCCGCCGCCGCCTGCTTCCTCCTCATGTACATTAGCGGAGGACAG GATCTGCCGGTGCATGCTCTGGGATCAGGGATGCGTCCGCTCCAGGGCCTGGTCATGGAGTTGCTGCTCACCTTCTCCATGGTCTTCACGATCTACGCCGTCGTGGTGGAGCCGAAGAAAGGGGTGGTCTCCAGCGTCGCGCCTCTGCTCGTCGGCCTCATTGTGGGGGCGAACACCTTGGCCGGTGGCTTCTTCTCCGGCGCCTCCATGAATCCGGCCAGGTCCTTCGGGCCAGCGCTGGCGAGATGGGATTGGACCGATCATTGGATTTATTGGGCCGGGCCGCTCGTCGGAAGCGCGCTCGCAGGCTTCGTGTACGACCGCCTCTACGTTACGCGGAGTTCCGATGACGGCGCCTTCCTCCTCCCCGTCGATCGCGAAGAAGccttttcataa
- the LOC122016559 gene encoding uncharacterized protein LOC122016559 isoform X4: MRPAPCHSIKEGAANSCHASPFCSENWNINQQGEMYAEAGLQFPAFSLCFFLQEVAGGGFLNFHGITAQTPIVTEYDMGGAGDLFKAPEAILEDPALELHIAVAMSIISTEGDAITEPIKVVDIESIHNDPLNSVIYENDLLEESEIEDSITELLGAKIPALQIDEVKPFERLSSAEGSMQKSISSASLNSVELFPGSTMRPDQLLDLQGLNLAAAYSLRRAYSEGDIQQRLGDKSTSTGNTVAVCSSFERLLTIRDLKTEQRQQKLSRYREKKCKRNFGRKIKYVCRKALADSQPRVRGRFAKTEETETNKCRTYCFN, translated from the exons ATGCGTCCTGCACCATGTCACAGCATCAAGGAGGGAGCTGCGAATTCTTGCCACGCC AGCCCTTTTTGTTCAGAGAACTGGAATATAAATCAACAGGGAGAGATGTACGCTGAGGCGGGTCTTCAGTTTCCAGCATTCTCGCTGTGCTTCTTCCTTCAAGAAGTAGCGGGCGGCGGCTTCCTAAATTTTCAT GGGATTACGGCACAGACTCCTATAGTAACAGAGTATGATATGGGAGGAGCAGGTGACCTTTTCAAAGCTCCAGAGGCCATCCTAGAAGATCCAGCGCTTGAGCTTCATATAGCAGTTGCCATGTCCATCATATCCACCGAAGGCGATGCCATCACAGAACCTATAAAGGTTGTCGATATCGAATCAATCCACAATGATCCCCTCAATAGTGTCATCTACGAGAACGATCTGCTGGAGGAATCAGAGATAGAGGATTCAATCACAGAACTCTTAGGGGCAAAGATTCCTGCACTACAAATTGATGAAGTTAAGCCTTTCGAAAGACTTAGCTCCGCAGAAGGATCGATGCAGAAAAGTATCAGTTCAGCGTCTCTGAATTCAGTGGAGTTATTTCCCGGCAGTACCATGAGACCTGACCAACTCCTTGATCTTCAAGGGTTGAATCTTGCAGCTGCATATAGCTTGAGGCGAGCATACAGTGAGGGAGACATTCAG CAGCGTCTTGGTGACAAAAGCACAAGCACCGGAAATACAGTCGCAGTGTGTTCTTCCTTTGAGCGGCTCCTAACCATTAGAGATCTTAAGACCGAGCAACGACAGCAAAAACTTTCCAGGTATCGGGAGAAGAAGTGTAAGAGAAACTTCGGCAGGAAAATCAAG TATGTTTGCAGGAAGGCTCTCGCAGACAGTCAGccaagagttcgaggaaggttcgcAAAAACTGAAGAGACTGAAACCAACAAGTGTAGAACTTACTGTTTTAACTAG